In Janthinobacterium sp. J1-1, a single genomic region encodes these proteins:
- a CDS encoding arsenate reductase ArsC translates to MQDKVCNVLFLCTGNSCRSILSEATFNHLAPVGFKAISAGSQPAGQLHPRAVALLQSKGIATEGYYSKSWDDLPVTPDIVVTVCASAAGEACPAYLGPVLRTHWGVDDPGHVVGSEEEILAAFEQTYRIIRGRIDAFLALPLAELVNDRPGLKAELDKIGTILA, encoded by the coding sequence ATGCAAGACAAAGTCTGTAACGTGCTGTTCCTCTGCACCGGCAATTCGTGCCGCTCCATCCTCTCCGAAGCCACCTTCAACCATCTGGCGCCGGTCGGCTTCAAAGCGATCAGCGCCGGCAGCCAGCCGGCCGGCCAACTGCATCCACGTGCCGTCGCGCTGCTGCAGAGCAAGGGGATTGCCACCGAGGGCTACTACAGCAAGTCGTGGGACGATCTGCCGGTGACGCCGGACATTGTCGTCACCGTCTGCGCCAGCGCCGCCGGCGAAGCTTGCCCGGCTTACCTGGGCCCGGTGTTGCGCACGCACTGGGGCGTCGACGATCCCGGTCATGTGGTGGGCAGCGAGGAGGAGATCCTTGCCGCGTTCGAACAGACCTACCGCATCATCCGCGGGCGCATTGACGCCTTCCTGGCCTTGCCGCTGGCCGAGCTGGTCAACGACAGGCCCGGATTGAAAGCCGAACTCGACAAAATAGGTACCATCCTGGCCTGA
- a CDS encoding metalloregulator ArsR/SmtB family transcription factor, with protein MDSKEVLAALSAIAQESRLGIFRLLVQVVPDGMAATKIAEQLDIAPSSLSFHLKELTHAKLITSRSEGRFVIYSADIAVMNGVIGYLTENCCGGVPCGAGSCDTQQSPA; from the coding sequence ATGGATAGCAAAGAGGTTTTAGCCGCGCTCTCGGCCATTGCGCAGGAAAGCCGGCTGGGCATTTTTCGGCTGTTGGTACAGGTCGTGCCCGATGGAATGGCCGCCACCAAGATCGCCGAGCAGCTCGATATCGCACCATCATCGCTGTCGTTTCACTTGAAGGAACTGACGCACGCCAAGCTGATCACCTCGCGCAGCGAAGGCCGTTTCGTCATCTATTCGGCCGATATCGCGGTCATGAACGGCGTGATCGGCTATCTGACCGAAAACTGTTGCGGTGGTGTTCCTTGCGGCGCAGGCAGCTGCGACACCCAGCAATCGCCTGCCTGA
- a CDS encoding zinc-dependent alcohol dehydrogenase family protein: MTGSMLAMQWPGAGRDLQAVSLPIPACGAHEVLLRVLACGICRTDLHIVDAELAPHRVPLIPGHEIVGELVHAGSHVNRFKVGERLGVPWLGGTCGRCRYCRASRENLCDRPFFTGYDRDGGYAQYALADARYCFAIPPRYDDAHAAPLLCAGLIGYRAYLMAGDGRRLGLYGFGAAAHLLAQVALAQGREVYAFTRPGDSRTQRFAQSLGVTWAGDSDAAAPVPLDAAIIFAPLGTLVPTALAACVKGGTVVCAGIHMSAIPSFPYALLWQERCLRSVANLCRADGEAFLALAASLPLQTTVSTFPLREANRALAMLRGGGLDGAAVLLPEWQS, translated from the coding sequence TTGACGGGCAGCATGCTGGCGATGCAATGGCCGGGGGCGGGGCGGGACCTGCAGGCGGTAAGCCTTCCGATTCCCGCCTGTGGCGCGCATGAGGTCCTGCTGCGGGTGCTGGCTTGCGGCATATGCCGCACGGATCTGCATATCGTCGATGCGGAGTTGGCGCCGCACCGCGTGCCGCTGATACCGGGGCATGAAATCGTCGGAGAACTGGTGCATGCCGGCAGCCATGTGAACCGCTTCAAGGTAGGCGAGCGACTGGGCGTGCCATGGTTGGGGGGCACATGCGGGCGTTGCCGTTATTGCCGCGCTTCGCGCGAGAATCTGTGTGACCGGCCTTTCTTTACTGGCTACGACCGCGATGGCGGCTACGCGCAGTATGCGCTTGCCGATGCGCGCTACTGTTTCGCGATCCCGCCGCGGTATGACGATGCGCATGCGGCGCCACTGCTGTGCGCCGGCCTGATTGGCTATCGCGCCTACCTGATGGCCGGTGATGGCAGGCGGCTCGGCTTGTATGGTTTCGGTGCCGCAGCCCATTTGCTGGCGCAGGTGGCGCTGGCGCAGGGACGCGAGGTCTATGCCTTTACACGGCCTGGCGACTCGCGCACGCAGCGTTTCGCACAATCGCTGGGCGTCACTTGGGCCGGTGACAGTGACGCCGCCGCACCTGTGCCGCTCGATGCCGCCATCATTTTTGCGCCGCTCGGTACGCTGGTGCCAACCGCGCTCGCTGCGTGCGTCAAAGGCGGTACGGTCGTCTGTGCCGGTATCCACATGTCGGCCATTCCCTCGTTTCCCTATGCGCTGTTATGGCAAGAGCGCTGTCTGCGCTCGGTGGCAAACCTCTGCCGTGCCGATGGAGAGGCTTTCCTTGCGCTGGCCGCCAGCTTGCCGCTGCAGACCACGGTAAGCACATTTCCCCTGCGGGAGGCAAACCGGGCCCTGGCGATGTTACGCGGCGGTGGCCTGGACGGCGCCGCCGTGCTGTTACCGGAATGGCAATCGTGA